Proteins encoded within one genomic window of [Enterobacter] lignolyticus SCF1:
- the ompC gene encoding porin OmpC, translating into MKIKVLSLLVPALLVAGTAQAAEIYNKDGNKLDLYGKIDGLHYFSNDTGADGDQTYMRLGLKGETQITDQLTGYGQWEYQVNANTTESESNSWTRLAFAGLKFGQYGSFDYGRNYGVMYDIEGWTDMLPEFGGDSYTKSDNFMTGRANGVATYRNSGFFGLVDGLNFALQYQGKNENPGVGEGTNNGDRDFTKANGDGFGISTTYDFGEGFSAGAAYTTSNRTLEQKNAYATHGQQYTDGDKADAWTVGMKYDANNIYLATMYSETRNMTWYGDANSTNGGGIASKTQNFEIVAQYQFDFGLRPSISYLQSKGKDLNLIGGGDDKDLVNYMEVGATYYFNKNMSTYIDYKINLLDGNDKFYKDNGIATDNIVAMGLVYQF; encoded by the coding sequence ATGAAGATCAAAGTACTCTCTTTACTGGTCCCCGCCCTGCTGGTTGCTGGTACCGCCCAGGCAGCAGAAATCTATAATAAAGACGGCAATAAACTGGACCTGTACGGTAAAATCGACGGTCTGCACTACTTCTCTAACGATACTGGCGCCGATGGCGACCAGACCTACATGCGTTTAGGTTTGAAGGGTGAGACCCAGATTACTGACCAGCTGACCGGTTACGGCCAGTGGGAATACCAGGTGAATGCTAACACCACCGAGAGCGAAAGCAACTCCTGGACCCGTCTGGCGTTCGCGGGCCTGAAATTCGGTCAATACGGCTCATTCGATTACGGTCGTAACTACGGCGTTATGTACGACATCGAAGGCTGGACCGATATGCTGCCGGAATTCGGCGGTGACTCTTACACCAAATCCGACAACTTCATGACCGGTCGTGCTAACGGTGTTGCAACCTACCGCAACAGCGGCTTCTTCGGCCTGGTTGACGGTCTGAACTTCGCCCTGCAGTACCAGGGTAAGAACGAGAACCCGGGCGTTGGCGAAGGCACCAACAACGGCGATCGTGACTTTACCAAGGCGAACGGCGACGGTTTCGGTATTTCTACTACCTATGACTTCGGCGAAGGCTTCAGCGCGGGTGCGGCGTACACCACCTCTAACCGCACTCTGGAGCAGAAAAACGCCTACGCCACGCACGGCCAGCAGTACACTGACGGCGATAAGGCCGACGCATGGACCGTGGGTATGAAGTACGATGCGAACAACATCTACCTGGCAACCATGTACTCCGAAACCCGCAACATGACCTGGTACGGTGATGCTAACAGCACCAACGGCGGCGGTATCGCGAGCAAAACCCAGAACTTTGAAATCGTTGCTCAGTACCAGTTCGATTTCGGTCTGCGTCCGAGCATCTCCTACCTGCAGTCTAAAGGTAAGGACCTGAACCTGATCGGCGGCGGTGATGACAAAGATCTGGTTAACTACATGGAAGTGGGCGCGACCTACTACTTCAACAAAAACATGTCCACCTATATTGATTACAAAATCAACCTGCTGGACGGCAACGACAAGTTCTACAAAGACAACGGTATTGCGACCGACAACATCGTCGCGATGGGCTTAGTGTACCAGTTCTAA
- a CDS encoding glycine zipper 2TM domain-containing protein, with amino-acid sequence MLKSVCFLAGRIRATIIVDENRGIMKKTALLAVGFLMLSGQAAVAGTKTLVEYGTVQESHIISSSQGSRPLRTLAAGAVGGAIGHQFGSGNGNTAMTIAGAAAGAGISHNRQSKQQSAQTVDLLIKTNGGQLIEVTQPYNGSLIFNKGDKVRILTSGSDTSVDKNV; translated from the coding sequence ATGCTTAAAAGCGTTTGTTTTCTCGCTGGCAGAATTCGGGCAACCATTATTGTTGATGAGAACAGAGGTATTATGAAGAAAACGGCATTGTTAGCGGTGGGTTTTTTGATGTTGTCTGGTCAGGCGGCTGTCGCCGGAACAAAAACCTTGGTCGAATACGGCACGGTACAGGAAAGCCATATTATCAGCAGCTCGCAGGGCAGTCGCCCGCTGCGCACGCTTGCCGCAGGGGCCGTCGGCGGGGCAATCGGCCATCAGTTTGGCAGCGGTAATGGAAATACGGCAATGACAATCGCTGGCGCAGCGGCAGGAGCGGGTATTTCACATAACCGGCAAAGCAAGCAGCAGAGCGCCCAGACCGTTGATTTATTGATTAAAACGAATGGCGGCCAGCTAATAGAGGTTACGCAGCCTTATAACGGCTCGCTTATTTTTAATAAAGGGGACAAGGTGCGTATATTGACGTCAGGTTCAGATACCAGCGTTGATAAAAACGTGTAG